From a single Nymphaea colorata isolate Beijing-Zhang1983 chromosome 4, ASM883128v2, whole genome shotgun sequence genomic region:
- the LOC116252610 gene encoding elongation of fatty acids protein 3-like, giving the protein MAMRMVRMGAQRVQFYLAEHPVIVSFRWSGAHSWGSTWSFLFSSIAAYLAIALFLNLLLIKRRRPVPLGPLPALHSLAVALVSLTIFVGLSVSTAAEIRDTRWLWRRSKTPIQWLLCFPLGTRPSGRVFFWSYAFYISRFLLLLRTVFFIFQRRPLTFFRLFNHSILIFMSFLWLEFSQSFQVVAILASTLIYSVMYGYRFWTGVGWRASCFPVVGNCQMLLLGCYLAAHVGVLLLHFRKEGCNGIGAWIFNSFLNGALLLLFLNFYVRKHLQRCRRVVDVHHRAAVAESGRELSELELKKDA; this is encoded by the coding sequence ATGGCGATGCGGATGGTGAGGATGGGAGCCCAGAGGGTGCAGTTCTACCTAGCAGAGCACCCCGTTATCGTCAGCTTCAGATGGAGCGGTGCCCATTCATGGGGATCAACTTGGTCGTTCCTATTCTCCTCCATAGCAGCCTACCTTGCCATTGCTCTGTTCCTCAACCTCCTCCTCATCAAGCGCAGGCGCCCCGTCCCGCTCGGCCCCCTCCCGGCGCTGCACAGCCTCGCCGTGGCTCTCGTCTCCCTGACGATCTTCGTGGGGCTGAGCGTGTCCACGGCCGCAGAGATTCGCGATACCCGCTGGCTCTGGCGCCGCAGCAAGACCCCGATCCAGTGGCTCCTCTGCTTCCCACTCGGCACCCGCCCCTCCGGCCGCGTCTTCTTCTGGTCCTATGCGTTCTACATCTCTCGCTTCCTCCTCCTACTGCGCACcgtcttcttcatcttccagcGACGGCCGCTCACCTTCTTCCGCCTCTTCAACCACTCCATCCTCATTTTCATGTCCTTCCTGTGGCTGGAGTTCTCCCAGTCATTTCAGGTCGTCGCCATACTAGCGAGCACGCTTATATACTCCGTCATGTACGGGTACAGATTCTGGACGGGCGTCGGATGGCGGGCGTCGTGCTTCCCGGTCGTCGGCAATTGCCAGATGCTTCTGCTAGGATGCTACCTCGCCGCCCATGTCGGCGTCCTTCTCTTGCACTTCAGGAAAGAAGGTTGCAATGGCATCGGGGCCTGGATCTTCAATTCATTCCTAAACGGAGCTCTCCTTCTGCTCTTTCTCAATTTCTACGTCCGAAAACATCTTCAGAGATGTAGAAGGGTTGTGGATGTCCACCACAGAGCAGCTGTGGCTGAGAGTGGAAGAGAGTTGTCTGAGTTAGAGCTGAAGAAAGACGCCTAG